The following are from one region of the Mycolicibacterium helvum genome:
- a CDS encoding helix-turn-helix transcriptional regulator, translating into MRLSWPLIGRTGQMRTIESAIATPDVAGVVVSGAAGVGKTRIAREALGFAQSRGFEVRWVVGASSARSIPLGAFTAWTKPGATETVQLVRGVIDSLVSPGKNARVVLAVDDAHLLDDLSIFVVHQLVQRNAATVVLTVRDGEPVPSPLQELWTSAQFDRLDVQPLSLDETTAVLTAALTGPVETISSQRLWKLTGGNALYLRNIVEQEVADGRLALQRDTWHWSGDPALPADLIGLVESRIGTLPAPVGDVIDVLAVAEPMDLDTLMGITDPAAIEEAEIRNLVTLEPSGGRVQVRVAHPIYSEVRRRRASLYRLRRLRGLVATELSKAVDADDIRSVVKRAALGMESDLAPDPSLLVRAAHGAVWMADLRLADRLAEAAVAVGAGPEPNFVRAHALSWLSRGEEADAVLDAVTTGELTDVDQARLTFLRASNMLWALGNSGRAIEIVDQASGITTPQAHSYLDAFRMVHWFATDNPQAAKRAANKLALADLPPVVGAEIGWALTVISGEAGQTAEAEAHAEAGYQAATRRFDAPQMRFNIADAHLTALLLAGRVREAVAVADGVRRQGDDLPGDAHLLGAAVAGRAALGAGQLDSACRLLKQGTVGLSAAGHVMGWGFRYSVVLVTALAMHGDTDEAAARLADLDHIRRPFRSLDYERSLARAWVVASQGAVSEAIGNCLSAAERASQNGQFGAEVLCLQTATQFGDRTSASRLAELESIVSGPRAGLAARFAAALRDGDGSELSSVSEGFEELGDLVTAVDAAAHAALAYRRHDQRGSALGCSTRAAAVAERCGGLVTPALRQAAEPLPLTDREREIAMLIGQGLSNRAIAERLTLSVRTVESHVLRAMAKTGTSSREELAALVGRSPRKLQ; encoded by the coding sequence ATGCGCTTGTCGTGGCCACTGATCGGCCGCACCGGGCAGATGAGAACCATCGAGTCCGCGATCGCGACCCCCGACGTTGCGGGTGTCGTCGTGTCGGGTGCCGCCGGGGTCGGAAAGACCCGGATCGCCCGGGAGGCACTGGGTTTTGCTCAGTCGCGGGGATTCGAGGTCAGATGGGTCGTCGGCGCGTCCTCAGCCCGGTCGATTCCGTTAGGCGCCTTCACGGCCTGGACCAAGCCCGGTGCAACTGAGACCGTCCAGTTGGTGCGCGGGGTCATCGATTCGTTGGTCTCCCCGGGGAAGAACGCTCGCGTAGTGCTGGCGGTCGATGACGCGCATCTGCTGGACGATCTGTCCATTTTCGTCGTCCATCAGCTGGTACAGCGCAACGCCGCCACGGTGGTCTTGACCGTGCGGGATGGTGAGCCGGTCCCCTCCCCACTCCAGGAGCTGTGGACGTCAGCCCAGTTCGATCGCCTCGACGTCCAGCCGCTGTCACTTGACGAGACCACGGCGGTTCTCACCGCGGCTCTTACCGGACCAGTGGAAACCATTTCATCGCAACGACTTTGGAAGTTGACGGGCGGCAACGCCCTATACCTGCGCAATATCGTCGAGCAGGAGGTGGCAGACGGTCGACTCGCACTGCAGCGCGACACCTGGCATTGGAGCGGCGATCCTGCGCTGCCCGCCGACCTGATCGGGTTGGTAGAGTCCCGGATCGGCACGCTACCTGCCCCCGTCGGCGACGTGATCGACGTACTGGCCGTTGCCGAACCGATGGATCTGGACACGCTCATGGGAATCACCGACCCGGCAGCGATCGAAGAGGCCGAGATCCGCAACCTCGTCACACTCGAGCCTAGCGGCGGCAGAGTCCAGGTTCGGGTGGCCCACCCGATCTACAGCGAGGTGCGGCGGCGGCGTGCCTCGCTGTACCGGCTACGGCGACTTCGCGGTCTCGTCGCCACCGAACTATCCAAAGCTGTTGACGCCGATGATATTCGGTCCGTAGTGAAGCGGGCGGCGTTGGGCATGGAGTCCGATCTGGCCCCCGACCCAAGCCTTCTCGTTCGGGCGGCTCACGGCGCGGTGTGGATGGCGGACCTACGACTCGCCGATCGACTTGCCGAGGCAGCAGTTGCCGTCGGAGCCGGACCCGAGCCCAATTTCGTTCGAGCACACGCACTTTCCTGGCTATCCCGCGGCGAAGAAGCCGACGCCGTACTCGACGCTGTGACCACCGGCGAGCTCACCGACGTCGACCAGGCCCGCCTCACCTTCCTGCGCGCCAGCAACATGCTGTGGGCACTCGGCAACTCGGGACGGGCGATCGAGATCGTCGACCAGGCATCCGGCATCACGACACCGCAAGCACACAGCTACCTGGACGCCTTTCGCATGGTGCACTGGTTCGCCACCGACAACCCGCAGGCCGCCAAGCGGGCGGCGAACAAGCTTGCGCTCGCCGACTTGCCCCCGGTTGTGGGTGCGGAGATCGGCTGGGCACTCACCGTCATCTCGGGCGAGGCAGGACAGACCGCCGAGGCCGAGGCCCACGCGGAGGCCGGATACCAAGCCGCCACGCGCCGGTTCGACGCCCCCCAGATGCGGTTCAACATCGCCGACGCACACCTGACCGCACTGTTGCTGGCCGGTCGTGTGCGCGAGGCCGTTGCGGTGGCCGACGGCGTGCGCCGGCAAGGCGACGACCTTCCCGGCGACGCTCACTTATTGGGCGCCGCGGTGGCCGGCCGGGCGGCGCTCGGCGCGGGACAGCTCGACTCCGCGTGCCGACTGCTGAAGCAGGGAACCGTCGGGCTGTCCGCCGCCGGCCATGTGATGGGCTGGGGGTTCCGCTACAGCGTCGTACTCGTGACCGCACTCGCGATGCACGGCGACACCGACGAGGCGGCCGCACGGCTCGCCGACCTCGACCACATTCGGCGCCCGTTCAGGTCGCTGGACTATGAGCGGAGCCTGGCCCGGGCGTGGGTGGTGGCGAGCCAGGGCGCGGTCAGCGAAGCGATCGGCAACTGCTTGTCGGCGGCCGAAAGGGCTTCGCAGAATGGTCAATTCGGCGCCGAGGTGCTCTGTCTGCAAACAGCCACCCAGTTCGGGGATCGGACCAGCGCCTCGCGGCTGGCGGAATTGGAGTCGATTGTCTCCGGTCCGAGGGCCGGACTGGCCGCCCGCTTCGCTGCGGCTCTACGAGATGGCGATGGCAGCGAACTATCCTCGGTTTCAGAGGGTTTCGAAGAGCTGGGCGATCTGGTCACCGCCGTCGACGCCGCTGCGCACGCCGCGCTGGCATACCGTCGTCACGACCAGCGCGGGTCAGCTCTTGGGTGTTCGACCCGCGCTGCGGCGGTGGCCGAGCGCTGCGGTGGGTTGGTCACTCCGGCGCTGCGCCAGGCCGCCGAACCGCTGCCGCTGACCGACCGGGAGCGAGAGATCGCGATGCTGATCGGTCAAGGGTTGTCCAACCGCGCGATCGCCGAGCGGCTGACGCTGTCGGTGCGCACCGTCGAAAGTCACGTCCTGCGGGCCATGGCCAAGACCGGAACCAGCAGCCGCGAGGAGCTCGCCGCATTGGTGGGCCGCTCACCCCGTAAATTGCAGTAG
- a CDS encoding cytochrome P450, with protein MDAATAWAEAMKFENRPNPYPYFEELRKTPVAKVSDRTYVVTGYPEAVALSHDPRISSDISRSPSGLFGEKPAQLEPEEAVQARDMSMLVSDPPDHDRMRRQFMRHFGPPHSPDLIPSMEGMVADLANGLLDKVAERARVGGGNRMDVVEDFSYPIPVSVIFRVLGAPMADEAMFHTLVTDFMQGADLGPERDTEVGRAAAAKAAASMAELSSYLHDLVERLSREPAPGLLSAALHDDGPDGPVSKSVAEANASLLLIAGHDSTVNTISNCVMTLLRNQGSWELVANNPELIPRTIEEVQRLQGAVQFFPSRWATADIEIGGTRIPAGSAVFLVWAAANRDPRRFENPDRFDPTREDNEHLGFGSGIHTCFGGPLARLEINVALEIFLRRVRSPRLVVDPPPYRHNQVFRGPQHLWVDFASIDP; from the coding sequence ATGGATGCCGCAACCGCCTGGGCCGAGGCGATGAAGTTCGAGAACCGGCCGAACCCCTACCCGTACTTCGAGGAGTTGCGCAAGACACCGGTGGCCAAGGTCTCGGACAGGACCTACGTCGTGACCGGCTATCCGGAAGCGGTTGCGCTGTCCCATGATCCGCGGATCAGCTCCGACATCAGCCGCAGCCCATCGGGTCTGTTCGGTGAGAAGCCGGCCCAACTCGAGCCTGAGGAAGCCGTCCAGGCCCGCGACATGAGCATGCTCGTGTCCGACCCGCCCGACCACGACCGCATGCGCCGGCAGTTCATGCGTCACTTCGGTCCGCCGCACTCCCCCGACCTGATCCCGAGCATGGAAGGTATGGTCGCCGACCTGGCCAACGGCCTGCTGGACAAGGTCGCTGAAAGGGCCAGAGTCGGCGGCGGCAACCGGATGGATGTCGTGGAGGACTTTTCCTACCCGATCCCGGTCTCGGTGATATTCCGGGTGCTCGGGGCGCCAATGGCCGACGAAGCGATGTTCCACACACTCGTGACGGATTTCATGCAAGGCGCCGACCTGGGACCGGAGCGCGACACCGAAGTCGGCCGGGCCGCGGCGGCGAAGGCCGCCGCGAGCATGGCCGAATTGAGTTCCTACCTTCATGATCTCGTCGAGCGTCTGAGCCGTGAGCCGGCCCCAGGCTTGCTATCGGCCGCCCTGCATGACGACGGACCCGACGGTCCGGTGTCGAAGTCGGTGGCGGAAGCCAACGCGTCGCTGCTCCTGATCGCCGGGCACGATTCGACGGTCAACACCATCAGCAACTGCGTGATGACGTTGCTGCGCAATCAGGGTTCGTGGGAGCTGGTGGCAAACAACCCCGAATTGATCCCGCGCACCATCGAGGAGGTACAGCGTCTCCAGGGCGCGGTGCAGTTCTTCCCGAGCCGGTGGGCGACCGCGGACATCGAGATTGGCGGGACGCGGATCCCGGCCGGGTCGGCGGTATTCCTGGTCTGGGCGGCGGCCAACCGCGACCCGCGCCGGTTCGAGAACCCAGACCGTTTCGACCCGACCCGGGAGGACAACGAGCACCTCGGCTTCGGCAGCGGAATCCACACCTGCTTTGGCGGACCGCTGGCCAGGCTGGAGATCAACGTCGCTCTAGAGATCTTCCTGCGCCGGGTGCGCTCCCCACGACTGGTCGTCGACCCGCCGCCCTATCGGCACAATCAGGTGTTCCGGGGGCCGCAGCATCTATGGGTGGATTTCGCGTCGATCGACCCGTAG
- a CDS encoding NAD(P)/FAD-dependent oxidoreductase, translating to MNPGARGTYSFDEIVTKFRAEGRIAIVGASLTGLRAAEALREKGFNGSLTIVGDEPHEPYDRPPLSKQVLKGWVPANHTKLPRLRPVDADWKLGVAAVGLDRINHVVKLANGENVEYDRLLIATGTRARPWPNPAEGALQGVFTVRTVEDAAGLAAALKARPKRVLIVGSGFVGSEIASVCRDLDLAVTVAERGRGPLMGALGGVISEIAAGMMRDAGVDLRTGVAVESLSGDNAGHVRQAHLSDGTAIDVDVVVASLGSIRNVEWLDGAGLAAGQWGVGCDAGCRAFDINGVVTDHIFVAGDVARAPHVLYDYEFMCQEHWDNAVFGAQVAANNMINLEVGRVPHLPLPSFWSGQFGVNIKSVGVCSYGDEIVFTQGSPSERRFAAAYGRRGRIVGAVTFNHGKWLPYYASLIEKSAPFPPPPPGYDRPADTEVMPARFPDPREPAGNPDVVLTGHDPTSRGAEYRPRV from the coding sequence ATGAATCCCGGGGCGCGGGGCACCTATTCCTTCGACGAGATCGTCACGAAGTTCCGGGCCGAAGGTCGAATCGCCATCGTAGGCGCATCTCTGACCGGCCTGCGTGCGGCGGAGGCCTTGCGGGAGAAGGGTTTCAACGGTTCGCTCACCATTGTCGGCGACGAACCGCACGAACCCTACGATCGCCCCCCGCTGTCCAAACAGGTACTCAAGGGCTGGGTCCCCGCCAACCACACCAAGCTGCCCCGACTGCGGCCGGTGGACGCCGACTGGAAACTGGGGGTGGCTGCGGTCGGCCTGGACCGGATCAACCACGTCGTCAAGCTGGCCAACGGGGAGAACGTCGAGTACGACCGGCTGTTGATCGCCACCGGAACCCGTGCGCGGCCCTGGCCCAACCCCGCGGAGGGTGCATTACAGGGCGTCTTCACCGTGCGCACCGTGGAGGACGCCGCGGGTCTTGCCGCGGCGCTCAAGGCCCGCCCCAAGCGGGTGCTGATCGTGGGCTCCGGGTTCGTCGGCTCGGAGATCGCCTCGGTGTGCCGCGACCTCGACCTTGCGGTGACCGTGGCCGAGCGCGGCAGGGGCCCGCTGATGGGAGCGCTGGGCGGGGTGATCAGCGAGATCGCCGCGGGCATGATGCGCGACGCGGGAGTCGATCTGCGCACGGGCGTGGCGGTGGAAAGTCTCTCGGGCGACAACGCCGGACACGTGCGTCAGGCCCATTTGTCTGATGGCACCGCCATCGACGTCGACGTCGTGGTGGCCTCACTCGGCTCCATCCGCAACGTCGAGTGGCTCGACGGTGCCGGGCTTGCCGCCGGCCAGTGGGGTGTCGGCTGCGACGCCGGTTGCCGGGCGTTCGACATCAACGGCGTCGTCACCGATCACATCTTCGTCGCCGGCGATGTCGCGCGCGCCCCGCACGTGCTCTACGACTACGAATTCATGTGCCAAGAGCATTGGGACAATGCTGTTTTCGGCGCCCAAGTGGCCGCCAACAACATGATCAACCTCGAAGTCGGCCGGGTGCCGCACCTGCCGCTACCGTCGTTCTGGTCCGGCCAGTTCGGCGTCAACATCAAGAGTGTCGGGGTGTGCTCCTACGGTGATGAGATCGTCTTCACCCAGGGGTCGCCGTCGGAGCGCCGCTTTGCCGCCGCATACGGCAGACGCGGCCGCATCGTCGGCGCGGTCACGTTCAACCACGGAAAGTGGTTGCCCTACTACGCCTCGCTGATCGAGAAGTCCGCACCGTTCCCTCCCCCGCCCCCCGGCTACGACCGGCCCGCGGATACCGAGGTGATGCCGGCGCGTTTCCCCGATCCGCGAGAGCCCGCGGGCAATCCCGATGTCGTGCTGACCGGACACGACCCGACCTCGCGTGGCGCCGAATACCGGCCGCGCGTTTAA
- a CDS encoding ferredoxin, which translates to MRLVVDLNKCQGYAQCVPLAPEVLELVGEEALAYDPNPDDSQRQRVLRAAASCPVQAIIVEVEPPSDRDAK; encoded by the coding sequence ATGCGGTTGGTGGTCGATCTCAACAAGTGCCAGGGGTATGCCCAGTGCGTCCCGCTGGCGCCAGAAGTCCTCGAGCTGGTCGGCGAGGAGGCCCTGGCCTACGACCCCAACCCCGACGACTCGCAACGTCAGCGCGTTCTGCGGGCGGCGGCGTCCTGCCCCGTGCAGGCCATCATCGTCGAGGTGGAGCCGCCGTCGGATCGGGACGCGAAATGA
- a CDS encoding heme-binding protein — protein MKSATRSLVHAAVAVAGSGGLFFGTAGTAAADPIPGCSAGDVTAVMTGVSASMTTYLFTHPDVNDFFTGLQGLSKSAAKQQTHDYLAANPQVRDELTAIRQPGVDLRNRCNIPLKADIAGVI, from the coding sequence ATGAAGTCTGCTACTCGTTCTCTTGTTCACGCCGCCGTAGCGGTTGCGGGCTCCGGCGGGCTCTTCTTCGGCACGGCGGGAACCGCGGCCGCAGACCCGATCCCGGGCTGCAGCGCTGGTGATGTGACGGCAGTGATGACCGGCGTTTCGGCCTCGATGACGACGTATCTGTTCACGCATCCCGACGTCAACGACTTCTTCACCGGCCTGCAGGGACTGTCGAAATCCGCTGCCAAGCAGCAGACCCACGACTACCTTGCCGCCAACCCACAGGTGCGGGATGAGCTCACCGCGATTCGCCAGCCCGGTGTCGATCTGCGCAACCGGTGCAACATTCCGTTGAAGGCCGACATCGCCGGGGTTATCTAA
- a CDS encoding epoxide hydrolase family protein: MRPFRIAVSDEVLADLHDRLARTRWPERECVDDWSQGIPLDYTRELATYWADGYDWRQREAALNRFDQFVTEIDGLDLHFIHQRSSNPDALPLIITHGWPGSVVEFSKVIEPLTADFHVVCPSLPGYGFSGKPSSTGWGIEKIAHAWDTLMTRLGYQRYGAQGGDWGAAVTTQIGRNGGNCIGIHTNMPVAFPSGGLDNPTPEEQDALAAGQYYANWDSGYSKQQSTRPQTLGYGLADSPVGQLAWIIEKFWAWTDCDGHPENALTRDELLDNVMIYWVTNAATSSARLYWESFRFFGAQGKVELPTGIARFPKEIMRPPRSWCENSYNVTRWTDMPRGGHFGAFEQPELYVEDVRAFFATLR; encoded by the coding sequence ATCCGCCCGTTCCGGATCGCGGTCTCCGATGAGGTGCTTGCCGATCTGCATGACCGGCTCGCCCGCACCCGGTGGCCCGAGCGGGAATGCGTGGACGACTGGTCTCAGGGCATCCCGTTGGACTACACCCGCGAGCTGGCCACCTACTGGGCCGATGGATACGACTGGCGCCAGCGCGAGGCCGCGCTCAACCGGTTCGATCAGTTCGTCACCGAAATCGACGGACTGGACCTCCATTTCATTCACCAACGCTCCTCGAACCCCGATGCGCTGCCGCTGATCATCACCCACGGCTGGCCCGGTTCGGTGGTCGAATTCAGCAAGGTGATCGAACCGCTGACCGCGGACTTCCATGTGGTGTGCCCGTCGCTGCCGGGCTACGGATTCTCCGGCAAGCCGAGCTCGACCGGCTGGGGGATCGAGAAGATCGCGCACGCGTGGGACACCCTGATGACGCGGTTGGGCTATCAGCGCTACGGCGCCCAGGGCGGTGACTGGGGTGCGGCGGTGACCACGCAGATCGGCCGCAACGGTGGTAACTGCATCGGCATCCACACCAACATGCCGGTGGCTTTTCCGAGCGGCGGTCTGGACAATCCCACGCCGGAAGAGCAAGACGCGCTTGCGGCGGGGCAGTACTACGCCAACTGGGATTCCGGATACTCCAAACAGCAGTCCACTCGTCCGCAGACCCTTGGCTATGGATTGGCCGACTCCCCGGTGGGCCAGCTGGCCTGGATCATCGAGAAGTTCTGGGCGTGGACGGACTGCGACGGGCATCCCGAGAACGCGCTCACCCGGGACGAACTGCTCGACAATGTGATGATCTATTGGGTCACCAATGCCGCGACCTCCTCGGCCCGCCTGTACTGGGAGAGCTTCCGGTTCTTCGGCGCCCAGGGCAAGGTCGAGCTGCCCACCGGGATAGCGCGATTCCCGAAGGAGATCATGCGTCCCCCGCGGAGCTGGTGCGAGAACAGTTACAACGTGACCCGCTGGACGGACATGCCGCGCGGCGGGCACTTCGGCGCGTTCGAACAGCCGGAGTTGTACGTCGAGGACGTTCGGGCCTTCTTCGCCACGCTGCGCTGA
- a CDS encoding TetR/AcrR family transcriptional regulator has translation MSEPPARRRLSPDDRRNELLALGAEVFGQRPYDEVRIDEIAERAGVSRALMYHYFPEKRAFFAAVVRAESERLFQATNTPATAGQTLFDRLRTGVLAYIRYDEEHPHGAWAAYIGMGRTDPVLRGIDDVDNERQMQRIMAAITGVVHGDLDSKVERDLRVVVYAWLAFTFELCRQRVLDPSVDADHLADSGAHALLDAIKRVPSIPAALVEAVNA, from the coding sequence ATGTCGGAACCACCCGCCCGTCGCCGCCTGTCGCCGGATGACCGGCGCAACGAGCTGCTCGCCCTGGGCGCTGAGGTGTTCGGCCAGCGCCCGTACGACGAGGTCCGCATCGACGAAATTGCCGAGCGCGCCGGGGTCTCGCGGGCGCTGATGTACCACTACTTCCCCGAGAAACGGGCGTTCTTCGCCGCCGTCGTCCGGGCCGAAAGTGAGCGCCTGTTCCAGGCCACCAACACCCCGGCGACCGCGGGCCAGACCTTGTTCGATCGGCTGCGTACCGGCGTGCTGGCCTATATCCGCTACGACGAGGAGCATCCGCACGGCGCGTGGGCGGCCTACATCGGGATGGGCCGCACCGACCCGGTGCTGCGCGGTATCGACGACGTCGACAACGAGCGCCAGATGCAGCGCATCATGGCCGCGATCACCGGCGTGGTACACGGGGATCTGGACTCCAAGGTCGAACGCGACCTGCGGGTGGTCGTGTACGCCTGGCTGGCGTTCACCTTCGAACTGTGTCGCCAGCGGGTACTCGATCCGTCGGTCGACGCCGACCACCTGGCCGACTCCGGCGCCCACGCCCTGCTCGACGCGATCAAACGGGTGCCGAGCATCCCGGCCGCACTCGTCGAGGCCGTCAACGCATGA
- the amaB gene encoding L-piperidine-6-carboxylate dehydrogenase, which produces MSTTTATSLPTAADLRAAVRAAFEAIGARTDLAEPGGHGLQASTPVTGDILFTVAETTPEQTRGAIAEAAQAFSTWRTTPAPVRGQLVARLGELLREHKADLATPVTVEAGKITSEALGEVQEMIDICEFAVGLSRQLYGRTIASERPGHRLMETWHPLGVVGVVTAFNFPVAVWAWNTAVALVCGDTVVWKPSELTPLTAIACQALIERAATDVGAPAHVSRLVLGGREVGEALVDDPRVALVSATGSVRMGRQVGPRVAERFGRVLLELGGNNAAVVTPSADLDLAVRAIVFSAAGTAGQRCTTLRRLIAHSSVADALVERIAAAYRTLPIGDPAADGTLVGPLIHETAYRDMVGALEQAEADGGEVIGGQRHHVDGASEAFYVEPAVVRMPAQTDIVHHETFAPILYVLTYDTLDEAIALNNAVPQGLSSAIFTTDVREAERFLAADGSDCGIANVNIGTSGAEIGGAFGGEKQTGGGRESGSDSWKAYMRRATNTVNYSSELPLAQGVHFG; this is translated from the coding sequence ATGAGCACCACCACCGCCACCTCGCTGCCCACCGCCGCGGACCTGCGCGCCGCCGTGCGCGCCGCATTCGAGGCGATCGGTGCCCGCACCGACCTCGCCGAGCCCGGCGGGCACGGCCTGCAGGCGAGTACACCGGTGACCGGTGACATCCTGTTCACCGTCGCCGAGACCACACCCGAGCAGACGAGGGGTGCGATCGCCGAAGCTGCACAGGCATTTTCAACCTGGCGCACCACCCCCGCCCCGGTTCGGGGCCAGCTGGTCGCGCGACTGGGTGAATTACTGCGCGAGCACAAGGCCGACCTGGCCACCCCGGTGACCGTCGAGGCCGGCAAGATCACCTCGGAGGCCCTCGGCGAAGTCCAGGAGATGATCGACATCTGCGAGTTCGCGGTCGGATTGTCGCGTCAGCTGTACGGGCGCACCATCGCATCGGAACGCCCCGGGCACCGGCTGATGGAAACCTGGCATCCGCTCGGGGTGGTCGGGGTGGTAACGGCGTTCAACTTCCCGGTCGCGGTGTGGGCGTGGAACACCGCGGTGGCGCTGGTATGCGGGGACACGGTGGTGTGGAAACCCTCCGAGCTCACCCCGCTGACCGCGATCGCTTGCCAGGCGCTTATCGAGCGGGCCGCAACTGATGTCGGGGCGCCGGCGCACGTGAGCCGGCTGGTGCTCGGCGGCCGCGAGGTGGGCGAGGCCCTGGTCGACGATCCGCGGGTGGCGTTGGTGTCGGCGACCGGTTCGGTGCGGATGGGCCGGCAGGTCGGTCCCCGTGTCGCCGAGCGGTTCGGCCGGGTGCTGCTGGAGCTCGGTGGCAACAACGCTGCCGTCGTAACACCTTCTGCCGACTTGGATTTGGCTGTGCGCGCCATCGTGTTCTCGGCAGCAGGCACCGCTGGCCAGCGCTGCACCACACTGCGGCGGCTGATTGCGCACTCCTCGGTGGCCGATGCGCTGGTCGAGCGGATCGCCGCCGCGTACCGCACGCTGCCGATCGGCGATCCGGCGGCCGACGGAACGCTCGTCGGACCGCTCATTCACGAGACCGCCTACCGCGACATGGTCGGCGCCCTGGAGCAGGCCGAGGCCGACGGCGGTGAGGTCATCGGCGGCCAGCGCCATCACGTCGACGGGGCAAGCGAGGCCTTCTACGTCGAACCCGCCGTGGTGCGGATGCCCGCCCAGACCGACATCGTGCACCACGAGACGTTCGCACCCATCCTCTACGTGCTGACCTACGATACGCTCGACGAGGCGATCGCACTGAACAATGCTGTGCCGCAGGGTCTCTCATCGGCGATCTTCACCACCGACGTTCGGGAGGCTGAGCGGTTCCTGGCCGCCGACGGCTCGGACTGCGGGATCGCCAACGTCAACATCGGCACGTCCGGCGCGGAGATCGGCGGGGCATTCGGTGGCGAGAAGCAGACCGGCGGCGGCCGCGAATCCGGCTCGGATTCGTGGAAGGCCTACATGCGCCGCGCCACGAACACGGTCAACTACTCCTCGGAGCTACCGCTGGCTCAGGGCGTGCACTTCGGCTGA
- the hglS gene encoding 2-oxoadipate dioxygenase/decarboxylase, with product MNAPDVAIWQLRARFAAALSTMYGIEVPAYTTLVEVAEAVNRDYVACHPQAQRLGSIERVTAERHGAIRVGTPGELTDVADLFAAFGMYPVGYYDLREAASPVPVVSTAFRPVDAAELARNPFRVFTSMLATRDGRFFDTDLRRRVDECLRSRTLFDPGLIADARRIAADGGCNADAAADFVPRAVAAFALSTEPVDRAWYAELTAVSAVAADIAGVPTTHINHLTPRVLDIDGLYRRMSERGVTMIEAIQGPPPCEGPAVLLRQTSFRALAEPRRFREADGTVVDGTLRVRFGEVEARGVALTRKGRERYDAAMASADPAAEWGDYFPASDDEMASAGLAYYHRGDANAPVVYEDFLPASAAGIFRSNLDADTEAAAVADDSGYDIDWMAGTIGRRIHDPYDLYDATAQEAPA from the coding sequence ATGAACGCACCTGACGTGGCGATCTGGCAACTGCGGGCCCGCTTCGCCGCGGCGTTATCGACGATGTACGGCATCGAGGTTCCGGCATACACCACGCTCGTCGAGGTCGCCGAGGCCGTCAACCGCGACTATGTGGCTTGCCACCCGCAGGCGCAGCGACTCGGATCGATCGAGCGGGTCACCGCGGAACGCCACGGGGCGATCCGGGTCGGCACACCGGGCGAATTGACCGACGTCGCAGACCTTTTCGCGGCGTTCGGCATGTACCCGGTGGGCTACTACGACCTGCGCGAGGCCGCATCGCCAGTACCGGTGGTATCCACCGCGTTCCGGCCGGTGGACGCCGCGGAGTTGGCACGCAACCCGTTCCGGGTGTTCACCTCGATGCTGGCCACCAGAGACGGCCGGTTCTTCGACACCGACTTGCGCCGACGAGTCGACGAATGCTTGCGCAGCCGAACACTGTTCGACCCCGGCCTGATCGCTGACGCCCGCCGGATCGCGGCCGACGGCGGCTGCAACGCCGATGCCGCGGCGGACTTTGTACCACGGGCGGTAGCCGCGTTCGCCTTGTCCACAGAACCGGTCGACCGGGCCTGGTATGCCGAACTGACCGCGGTTTCTGCCGTCGCCGCGGATATCGCCGGGGTGCCCACCACCCACATCAACCACCTCACCCCGCGGGTGCTCGACATCGATGGCCTGTACCGGCGGATGAGCGAACGCGGGGTCACGATGATCGAGGCGATTCAGGGACCGCCGCCCTGCGAGGGCCCCGCTGTCTTGTTGCGTCAGACGTCGTTTCGCGCGCTTGCCGAGCCGCGCCGCTTCCGCGAAGCCGACGGCACCGTCGTCGACGGCACCCTGCGAGTCCGTTTCGGGGAGGTGGAGGCCCGCGGTGTCGCACTGACCCGCAAGGGCCGCGAGCGCTACGACGCCGCGATGGCGAGCGCCGATCCGGCCGCCGAGTGGGGCGACTACTTCCCCGCTTCCGACGACGAGATGGCTTCGGCAGGGCTGGCCTACTACCATCGCGGCGACGCGAACGCACCGGTGGTCTACGAGGACTTCCTGCCCGCGTCGGCGGCCGGGATCTTCCGGTCCAATCTCGACGCCGACACCGAAGCCGCCGCCGTGGCAGACGATTCCGGCTATGACATCGACTGGATGGCCGGCACGATCGGCCGCCGAATCCACGACCCGTACGACCTCTACGACGCGACCGCCCAGGAGGCCCCCGCATGA